One stretch of Herpetosiphonaceae bacterium DNA includes these proteins:
- the gtfA gene encoding sucrose phosphorylase, whose amino-acid sequence MRNQVQLITYADRLGGEGFAGLHRLLSGPLKGLFGGVHILPFFDPIDGVDAGFDPIDHTVVDSRLGSWADIQVLSHDVEILADLIVNHISSESPQFRDYWARGADSAYSGLFLTFGSIFPQGATEADLLRIYRPRPGLPFTCATLKDGTKRILWTTFDPQQLDIDVLHPQGQAYLRSILQTFHRSGIRAIRLDAVGYAIKLPGTSCFMLPETYDFIAAITRYARSLGIEVLVEVHSYYQQQIVIAQHVDMVYDFALPPLILHAFFNQTARYLQRWLTISPRNAITVLDTHDGIGVIDVGADTADPVAGAGLIPPEDVSALIETIHVRSGGQSRRATRAATSNLDVYQVNCTYYDALGKNDREYLLARAIQFFAPGIPQVYYVGLLAGTNDMQLLAKTGVGRDINRRYYAWDDVQHALEQPVVRDVFRLIRFRNEHPAFGGAFTLEDSTDHVLSLRWDGAEQWARLVIDFQTGSYTIGYSEDGQARQFNLFEHCGC is encoded by the coding sequence ATGCGCAACCAGGTTCAACTGATCACCTACGCCGACCGACTCGGTGGCGAGGGCTTCGCCGGGCTGCACCGGCTCCTGTCTGGTCCCCTCAAAGGTCTTTTCGGCGGCGTGCATATCCTGCCGTTTTTCGATCCGATCGACGGCGTCGACGCGGGCTTCGATCCGATCGATCATACCGTAGTCGACTCGCGGCTTGGGTCGTGGGCCGATATTCAGGTGTTGAGTCACGATGTCGAGATCCTGGCCGATCTGATCGTCAACCATATCTCGTCCGAGTCGCCGCAGTTTCGGGATTATTGGGCACGCGGCGCGGACTCGGCCTACAGCGGCTTGTTTCTGACCTTCGGGAGCATCTTTCCGCAGGGCGCGACCGAGGCGGATTTGCTGCGGATCTACCGTCCCCGGCCCGGCTTGCCCTTTACCTGCGCCACGCTGAAGGATGGCACGAAGCGTATCCTGTGGACGACCTTCGACCCGCAGCAGCTCGACATCGACGTGCTGCACCCGCAGGGCCAGGCGTACCTGCGATCGATCCTCCAAACCTTTCACCGCAGCGGCATTCGCGCGATCCGGCTGGATGCTGTGGGCTATGCGATTAAGCTGCCGGGCACGAGCTGTTTTATGCTGCCGGAGACGTACGACTTTATCGCCGCGATCACGCGCTACGCCCGGTCGCTTGGCATCGAGGTGCTGGTCGAAGTTCACTCCTACTACCAGCAGCAGATCGTGATTGCCCAGCACGTCGACATGGTCTATGATTTTGCCCTGCCGCCGCTGATCCTGCACGCGTTCTTCAACCAAACCGCGCGTTATCTTCAGCGCTGGCTGACGATCAGCCCGCGTAACGCCATCACGGTGCTCGATACGCACGATGGCATCGGTGTGATCGATGTCGGAGCGGACACCGCCGATCCGGTCGCGGGAGCCGGGCTGATACCACCTGAGGATGTGAGCGCGCTGATCGAGACGATCCATGTCAGAAGCGGCGGCCAGAGCCGTCGGGCGACCCGCGCGGCGACATCGAATCTCGACGTGTATCAGGTCAACTGCACCTACTACGATGCCCTGGGCAAGAACGACCGCGAGTACCTGCTGGCGCGCGCGATCCAGTTTTTTGCGCCCGGCATTCCCCAGGTATATTACGTCGGGCTGCTGGCGGGCACCAACGATATGCAACTGCTGGCGAAGACGGGCGTGGGCCGTGACATCAATCGCCGCTACTATGCCTGGGATGACGTGCAGCACGCGCTGGAGCAGCCGGTCGTTCGAGACGTGTTCCGGCTGATCCGCTTTCGGAATGAACATCCGGCGTTTGGTGGGGCGTTTACGCTGGAGGATAGCACCGATCACGTGCTGAGTCTGCGCTGGGACGGCGCGGAGCAGTGGGCG